CGGTCTCCTTCACACTTGGGATACTGACATGAAGGAGGGGGGCTCTGGGTTCCCCAGGGAGCTGGAATCCTTGGGCTTCTGAGCCATAAAGGGTATACGATGTAGGTTTCTGGGGTTGGGGGATAGGCCTGTATCCAAAGAGGGCTTTAAGTCTTCTTTGGGGGAAGGACAGTTCTTTGAGTCTCAGACTCCTGGCTCCCCAGGAGGCTGTGGTCCTTGCTTCGTAATTCGTGGCTGGTGAAAGGTCTCCACGGAGAGGAGGGAATTGGGATCTGTGTGAGAGAACTGGGGACCCTTTGGTCCCTCTTGGGGAGTAGGAATTCCATCTGCAAGTTGGTAGCGAGGCATCTCTCTCTGGGAGCACCCaaacagaaaagacagaagacTCCCTTGCTGAGGGATCACTAGCTGACCTCAGGGTGAGTCTACGGGGCACCTGCAGGCTGGCAGGCCCTTGAAGGCAGAAATTCAAGCAAAGAAATTCAGTGTTGCCACTGGCAGAAGCAGAGGAGGTCCAAAAGCCTCATCAGCTTAGCTGAATTTCCTCCTTGTCTGGATAACGATAAATGTGTGTCCACTGAGGTAGGGAACCATGAAGCCCGGAGAATCAACGGGGTGCTTTGCCTGTGGTGTTTTTTGAAAGAGTgaataaaaaagtagaaattcTGTTGTGGGTCTGTCTTTGGGGTTTCAGGAGGTGGAAGATACTTGGGATTCTGTGAGCTAGAAGCCTATACTTctgggtctgagggaggagggatcCAGGGTGAGGAGTCCTGGGTCCCTGGAGAGGAGGGATGCTGGGGTTGTGTGCAGGATAGAAGTCCTGTTCACCCCAACCTCCGCAGGGACCTTTGGTGCACTTGGGTTCTGTGCCCCTGTCATCTGCCATGAGAAGGACGTTAACCAGGGAGTCACAATCCCAGAGGGCTCTGGAACCCACGGAGAAGAACTAGAGCCCCTTTCCCAAACTGAAGCCAAACCCACCAGCCCACAGCCAGAAACAGAGCCACCTCAATACCTACAAACCCTTAGGAAGAAGAATGTTTCTTTTTACAAGTCTCAGTTTGGGCATGGTTTGTTACACACATTAGTACAGCATGAACAGACTAATAGAACTTTGTTGTTTGAAACCACTGAGTTTAGGGACTTGTTTGTTCCTGTAGCATAATCCAGACTATCTTGATAGATGCCAAGGTCTGGCAGCTGCCAAACATGGCTACTGAGTAAGTAGTGGCTATTAGGGTCGTTAAGTATTTGGCCAGACACATTGTCTCCAGAGCCCACACTGTCTTAAAGGTGCTAGTGcagtgtgctcagccactcagtggggtctgactctttgtgactccatggactggagcccgtcagactcctctgtccgtgagattctccaggcaaaaataatggagtaggttgccaggcccttctccagaggatcttatagacccaggcatcgaacctgtgtctcccacattagcaggcagaatctttcctgtctgagccaccagggaagcccctgaaaggtGCACTAAGTCCTTTCTTCGTTTTCTTTCATTTGACTCTTAAGACAGCCCTTTGAGGTTATAGGTATTATGTCCACATTTTACAAACGAGAACTCTGGGGCAAAAACAGGTTAGCTAGGAGAGGTGATCATGGACTCTGGAGTCTGACCCTCCCAGCTCTTTAACCGAAGGCAAGTGACACCACAGTCCATGCCTCAGTGtgttcctctgtgaaatgggggcaATACTTTCAGCGTCACTGAGCTGTGATTATGAAATGAGGTACCGCATGGAAAACACTTAGCATGGGGACCAGGCAGGAAGTAACCCCTTAAGAAAAGGCAGCATcgtccctttctttcttccaaagaaagTGTTCCCAAGGGTTCAGACCCCTGCTTTTTGCATCCCATATCCCCGAAACACAGCACATCACAAAGACAGGATTGTTCTGTTAACTTGTTTAGTTTATAGACACGTGGGAACCGTAGGAATTTCTAGAACCGTAGCTGAGAAGGAATGGAGGCCAAACACTACATGGGCCTCAGTTCTTCACTCAGCCTTGCCAGAAGCCTGGGGGCTTCAAAGACAGCTGGTCCTGTTGATGGTGAACAAACGAGCGCCTGAGGGCACCAGGGTCCCGGGCTTGCTGTGGCAGGCGGTCTTGGTACCACAGCCCTGGACGGCAAATTTGTCACCTGCTGGAGGGGATTTTAGACTAGAGTCAGGatccccagcctccctcctcctAGACCAGGGTCATATGCCCCAGCCACCTTCTCCCCCAGATCTTTGGAGCCACTCTCTCCCTTAGAATCTGGAAACACGAAGCTCCAGTTCTCGGCCTGTCTGGAACCCCTGTGCCCTCCTCCCGAATTCCAGGTGCCCCTTACCAGGCCACATGAGGCCAGACACAGCGACACAGTGGGTTTCCTCGCCAACGCAGAGTGCTTCCGCAGTTGCAGTGCATGTTTCCGTAAAGGCAGCGATGCAGGAAGGACACCGAAGGCCATTTTCTGTATGGTTTCTCACGAACGCTgaagaggagggtggagggtaaGGTAATCGGAGACGTGAGTCCCTTTCCCAACCTCCCAACCACTCAGGGGACAGCAGTTGGTAACAGACACTGCATTTTCAGAAAAcaatgtttatttggctgtgttggatcttaaTTGTGGCCTGTGGAattgagttccctgaccagggatccaacccctgcATAGGGAGCATGGAGGCTTagtcagtggaccaccagggaagtccctggacactGCAGTTTACAGGAGAAGAAACCGAGGCTCAGCGCAAGGAAGACGCTTGCCCCGGTGACAGTGCAGGTCAGTGACAGGTGCCCACAGCTGGCTCTGGCAGGggcggggtgggcagggagggactCCAGCTGTGGGGCTCAGCTGGGGCTTACCGGGTAGGGGGTCCTGGTTGCAGCCATCCTTCTGGCAGCAGTGCCTCTTGGAGCCCATGTAGTTCTCAGGGTTCATGGTGAAGCCGAAGAATCCGGACTCACACTGGCTGGATTTCGCACATCCCTTGTAGCTGGTCACTGCCAAGGAGGCCTCTGCAGGATGGCCGTGGGCCAGGGGCTCAGTGGCCCCTGGTCTGGACCCTTGCCCTGGGGTGTCTCCCCCACCTTAGAGTTGCCCCAGCCCACTGCTGTCTAGAGAGGTCTCTTCCATCTCCCCAAATTGAAGCCCCTTTTGTGCCTGGGGCATCATCTGAATGGCTCATTACGTATGTAGCCTATCCTCCCCCTTCCTGGCTGTGCTGGAGTCTCCAGGGTGGCCCTTTCAGCCCCAGGCCCACCCCACTGCCATCCTGCAGAGGTCGCACCTGGAGTGGTCTTTTCCAGACCACCTGTGACTACCCCCATGCCTGTGTGAATGGTCTCTTCCAGTCTTCAGCCTTCCCCTGACCCCTGGAATTCCTTCCACCAGATGCTGGGATGGGGCTGCCATCCCCACCTGCTGTAacacccatttccttctccatctaagGCAGACGCTTCCAGATTTCCCAGGGTCACTCCCCAGACTTCCTAGCTATGATCTCTTGCTGCTCTTCTTGGCTACTCTCAGGTCTTCGTAAAGTGGTCTCTTCCAGTCTCCCTGGCCTTCCCCTTCCTGACCATAGACGGGGTGGGCTCCTCCAAGCCTAGGGTTTCTGCTCTTTACCCGCCGTGCTTgggtgtgtgggtgctcagttgtgcctgattctttgcaacttcatggactgcgcCCAGGGACCATCTGTCCTTGTACGTCTCTCTCTATGACaatattgggacttcccaggtggtgcagtggtaaagaacccccctgccaatgtaggagatgcgagagacacgggttccatccctgggtggggaagatcccctggaggaggaaatggcaagcctctccagtattcttgcctggaaaatcccaaggacagaggagcctggcgggttacactccatggggtcgcaaagactcagacacaactgagctcgcACCCAACTCAACCAGCCCCAGTAGCACCCGCTTTCTCTTGTCAGGAACAGTTTCTTGCAGCCCGCATCTCTGGGAGACCCCTCGCAGCCCCAGAGAATCAACCTGATCACATTCTTTGCAACTCACCCAAGTCTCTTTTACACCCATCCCTTCACCTTTTACATATTAGACTTCCCCCTTCTCTGGATTTCACTCTTCTCCCATGTCCTTTGCTTTCCTAATTACTTCTTTGGTAAGAAAGTCTGTATCTGCACCTCCCCATCCTCTCTTTGGAGTCTCATCTTCAGAAATCCTTGGCAACAGTGGTTTCTGTCATTCCACCGGATTCTCTGTCCACCACCCACCTCGAGATTGCCTTTCCCTCTTTCCTGACGTAATCATCACTCAAGGTCTCTCCCAGCGCCTGGCGGTACCTGCCACCGTGAAGGCACCCCCGACCTCCCCAGCATGTGATACCAGCCCCTGCCCTCTTACTTCTGTTGGTCTCAGTCACGACAACTATGCAGGAGTCCTCATCCGGGGCGAAGTCTGCAGTTTTCCTCTGCAACTGGGACCGTCACTGACACACACCTCACAGCTCAGTGGGTACCCTGCAGTTAGAGAGCGGGGCTCTAGTGAAAGGTGCCATAGTCTGTGGGCCATTACTCCCGAATCTAGAcggggatggggtggaggggtcTGAAGGAAGAAGGACTGCTGTCTCCCTGGTTTTCATGGGTGGGACACTGACCGCTGAACAGGGATCTGTCTGAAGCTCAGCAAGGGTGCCAAGGTGCTGTGAGCAAAGCTGCTTTCTGCGGCAGGACAGAAAGCAACTCCAATCAGGGAGCAAGTTTATCTAATTACAAGGCTGGGAACTTTCGATGCTAGACCCCATAATAAACCTTGAGGGATCCTGCTGAAAATACCatggactttaaaaatattttttatattattaattttcttttttctattgttGGCTCTGCTGGGTGCCTGCTTCCTGTTGGTTTTTCTCTAGCTGTAGTGAGTAGATGCTACTTCCTACTTGCGGTTTTGGGGTTTCTCATTTGTGCTGGTTTCTccggttgcagagcacaggctctaaagcatgagctcagtagttgtgctgaaGGGTCTTAATTGCCCCAGTGCACGTGgaagcttcctggaccagggattgcacccatgtCCCCCGCTTTGGCAGGGAGATTGTGCACTGAACCCCTGTGGAAGTCCTTCATGGACTTTTGTGAGCCTTCAGGTGCAGCTGGTTCTCGGAAGTGGGATCACCTTCCTTGTGGAGACCAGGCTGTCTTAGTCTGGTAGGCAGTGGACGCTCAGGCAGGGGTACCTGAGAGGAGATCTGCATCCCAGGTCAAGAAGAAAGATCGAGGACTACAAGGATAAGGGCCTGGACTCCTTGGTGCTGAGAGAGGAGGCAACTGGGGGCCCAGACACAAGGCATCTGGGTCCTGGGGAAAGTGGAGCTGCCTGAACTCCTACAGCTAAGGAAGAGGACACCGGGGACCTGAACTGCTTAGAGTCctgggagaaaggaaatgtcttgACCTCGCCTCATTTTTTTTCATACTAATTAAAAATACTAATCATACTCTCATGTGATTTTTCTAGAATTCAGGTGTCTTATTTTGAGACACTGCCTGGGATACAGGGACCAGAGCCCATCCAAACCCCTCTTTTCTCAGAGATTTAAACCCACATGTTTTTTAGCTCTTCCTCCCTTGGGGACCTAGGCTTTCTCTCCTTTACACTCTGCCTTCTCCATGAATTTCAACTCCCAAGAcacctcctctttcccttttcccttgaGGACCTGGCAGAATGTTCTCTCATACTCCTTGTATTAAGGGTCCCTGGAGTCCAGAGCCCTAGTCACTTACCCAGACCCAGGAGGgtgcagagcagagcagaggccACCAGGAAGGTCTCAGGTTTCATGGAAGGCTTCATGGTGGATGGATAGTGACCCTGAAGGCCTGAGGTCCCCAGGTGTTCTTATAGGAAGCTGAGATGGGGCGGTCTGGACCTCCCTTACCCCTAGGCTAAGAAATGATGATGTAAGCCCTGGGGGTAGGTCTCTGCAGCTCTGAGTGGGGAAGAGGGAACCAGAATCCAAAAGGAGCAGTGGCATCTTGTGCCCAC
The nucleotide sequence above comes from Bos indicus x Bos taurus breed Angus x Brahman F1 hybrid chromosome 18, Bos_hybrid_MaternalHap_v2.0, whole genome shotgun sequence. Encoded proteins:
- the LOC113875742 gene encoding phospholipase A2 inhibitor and Ly6/PLAUR domain-containing protein-like isoform X1; the encoded protein is MNPENYMGSKRHCCQKDGCNQDPLPAFVRNHTENGLRCPSCIAAFTETCTATAEALCVGEETHCVAVSGLMWPAGDKFAVQGCGTKTACHSKPGTLVPSGARLFTINRTSCL
- the LOC113875742 gene encoding phospholipase A2 inhibitor and Ly6/PLAUR domain-containing protein-like isoform X2; this translates as MNPENYMGSKRHCCQKDGCNQDPLPAFVRNHTENGLRCPSCIAAFTETCTATAEALCVGEETHCVAVSGLMWPGDKFAVQGCGTKTACHSKPGTLVPSGARLFTINRTSCL